From Macrobrachium nipponense isolate FS-2020 chromosome 48, ASM1510439v2, whole genome shotgun sequence, a single genomic window includes:
- the LOC135204964 gene encoding secretin receptor-like — MPESTSNETERYSYIGWTNYSACLNSKDFTYEEWLPTIKQMSIVGYSVSLATLIISFVILASLRKLRCPRNLLHLHLFASFMLRAGVVLLRSSLFTAEDSLPPNFLQRGLHHYSYNSSEAWSCKLLISVWQYFILANYSWLLMEGLYLHSLIFMALFTDSSAITLYILLGWGLPLGCVSLWVTLRVTLDDSHCWTVNYVQWIFWMCIRAPVAVSNLINFFFFLNIIRVLVLKLRSSVSAESMKYR, encoded by the exons ATGCCAGAATCAACCTCCAACGAGACTGAAAGATACAGTTACATAGGATGGACCAACTACAGCGCTTGCTTGAACTCCAAAGACTTCACTTATGAG GAATGGCTGCCAACGATAAAGCAGATGTCCATCGTAGGCTACAGCGTGTCCCTAGCTACGTTGATCATCTCGTTCGTCATCCTGGCATCGCTCAG AAAGCTGCGATGCCCCAGGAACCTTCTGCACCTGCACCTCTTCGCCTCTTTCATGCTGAGGGCTGGGGTAGTCCTCCTGAGGTCTTCGCTGTTCACTGCCGAGGATTCCTTGCCTCCAAACTTCCTGCAGAGGGGACTTCACCATTACAGTTACAACTCCTCAGAG GCCTGGTCGTGTAAACTACTGATCAGCGTGTGGCAATACTTCATCCTAGCCAATTATTCATGGCTGCTGATGGAGGGTCTGTACCTCCACAGCCTCATATTTATGGCCCTCTTCACAGATTCATCCGCCATCACTTTGTACATCCTACTGGGATGGG GTCTGCCGCTAGGTTGCGTCAGCCTGTGGGTGACGCTCCGCGTGACTCTGGACGACAGCCACTGCTGGACTGTCAACTACGTCCAGTGGATCTTCTGGATGTGCATCAGGGCCCCCGTGGCCGTCTCAAACCTgatcaacttcttcttcttcctgaacaTCATCAGAGTTTTGGTGCTGAAGCTCAGGT